ACAACGCTCGCGGCCGGTGGGGGCGGGGGTCCGACGCCGGTGGCGGCACGCAGGTTTTCGCACCCCTGGGCCGACCGTCGGCGGGGTCCCGGCGCCGCCGCCCGGCAGCGGTTCCTTACGGAACCGGGACATCCGTGGCCGGCGGCCCCGTTCCCGCGCGGGTGATGCGAGGCTGACGGCATGGAACAGCAGCCGTACGGGGCCCGGGTATTGGTCGTCGACGACGACCCGACGGTCGCCGAGGTCGTCTCCGGGTATCTCGACCGGGCCGGCTACGTCGTGGACCGGGCCGGTGACGGCCCCGGCGCGCTGGCGCGGGCCGCCGCGCACCGGCCCGACCTCGTCGTCCTGGACCTGATGCTGCCCGGCATGGACGGCCTGGAGGTGTGCCGGCGGATACGGGTGCACGGGCCCGTGCCGGTGATCATGCTCACCGCGCGCGGGGACGAGGAGGACCGGATCCTCGGTTTGGAGGTCGGCGCCGACGACTACGTCACCAAGCCCTTCAGCCCCCGTGAGCTGGTGCTGCGGGTGGAGTCCGTGCTGCGCCGGTCCCGGCCCGCCCCGCAGCCCCCGGGCACCCTGGGCGCCGCCGGGCTCACGGTCGACCCGGCCGCCCGGCGCGCCGCCAAGAACGGGACCGAACTCGCCCTGACCATCCGCGAGTTCGACCTGCTCGCGTTCCTGCTGCGGCACCCGGGGCGGGCGTTCGGCCGGGAGGAGCTGATGCGTGAGGTGTGGGGGTGGGACTTCGGCGACCTGTCGACGGTGACCGTCCATGTGCGGCGGCTGCGCGGCAAGGTGGAGGACGATCCGGCCCGGCCGCGGTTCATCCAGACCGTGTGGGGCGTCGGCTACCGCTTCGACGCGGGCGACGGGGAGGCCTGAACCGTGCGGGACACGCTTCTCATCGCCCTGTTCGCCTTCCTCGGCGCCGCCGCGGCCGGGGTGCTCGGGGCCGGAGTGCTGCGCATGATCCGGCGGCGTTCCCTCACCGCGCACATCACCGTGGTCGCCGCCGTCGCCGTCGGCGCGATGTTCGCGGGCACCCTCGCGGTCGCGCAGGCGATGTTCCTGTCCGCGCACGACCTGACCGTCGTGACCACCGTGGTCGCGATGGCCGCCGTCGTCTCCCTGGTGACCGCGCTGCTGCTGGGCCGCTGGGTCGCCGCCCGCAGCCGCGCCCTCACCCTCGCCGCCCGCTCCTTCGGCGATGGGCGCCGACTT
This region of Streptomyces chromofuscus genomic DNA includes:
- a CDS encoding response regulator transcription factor, encoding MEQQPYGARVLVVDDDPTVAEVVSGYLDRAGYVVDRAGDGPGALARAAAHRPDLVVLDLMLPGMDGLEVCRRIRVHGPVPVIMLTARGDEEDRILGLEVGADDYVTKPFSPRELVLRVESVLRRSRPAPQPPGTLGAAGLTVDPAARRAAKNGTELALTIREFDLLAFLLRHPGRAFGREELMREVWGWDFGDLSTVTVHVRRLRGKVEDDPARPRFIQTVWGVGYRFDAGDGEA